The Lolium rigidum isolate FL_2022 chromosome 2, APGP_CSIRO_Lrig_0.1, whole genome shotgun sequence genomic interval TACTGGTTAGTCTTGCTTCAGTTTGGTAGTGTGTAAATTATTTATTGCTTTCGAGTGTCTAATTCATAGTTTTTTTTGGACAGTAACAACTGCAGAACATCTATAGTCGACTTCCAGAGAAGCTGCAACAAATGTTCCTATGTTCTCTGCCTCAGCTGCTCCCGGGAGCTCCGTGATGGACTTATTCCTGGTGCCACTTCTGCAAGTGGCATGGTCCTTACACAACCTGGGGTAGAAGGCAAGGACGATTTGCAAAAGGGAAGTAATCATGATAGCATTGCAAGTCAAAAGCCTTCTGATGGACAGAATGAGTTGTTGATGGATAGTGCAGTTCCTATTGAGGATAGCGCTCCTGGGTTGAGACAATGGAAGGTAAATAGCAATGGAAGCATACCTTGCCCGCCAAATGCTTTTGGTGGTTGTGGTGATGCTGTTCTCGAACTTGAGTCATTGTTGGAGGAGAATGTTATTTCTGGCTTACTGGAGAAAGCCAATGTAGTTGTAAAAAATGAAGAAATGTTGGAGGTTGGAGGTTCAAAATGTTCCTGCTTTAGTGACTCCAGTGAGATGAGCAACGCAATGTCACAGAAACTGGCTTGTAGAGAGAACTCAAGAGACAACTACATATATTGCCCAAATGCTAGAGATGTTCAGAATGGAGCATTAGATCATTTCCAGGAGCACTGGTTAAAGGGTCAGCCTGTTATTGTTCGTGACGTGCTTGAGTTAACTTCTGGATTGAGCTGGGAACCAATGGTTATGTGGCGAGCTTTTAGAGAAATTAAAGACAAGGATGAACATGAGCGGCTCTTTGTTAAAGCTCTTGAGTGCCTGTTGTGGTCTGAGGTAACTGGCAACATGATGGTTATTGTTTATAGAATAGCAATATAATTTACCATTGACAATACTGATGTCAAGGTTACTGAAAGCATAGATCATGTAAATTCATTAGATTACTAGATGCAGAATATCTTCTGCTTTCGTTAACTGTGTGCATCTGTTTCAGTCTGAACTGGAATTAATgaacatgttgaatttcttggagtgCAGTTTCTTTTTTGCTATTTATGTCTGCATATCTGTTAATACATGGTCAGTTAGTGTGCTTGTTGAAAATAAGAATTCAGGTTAACAGAGTTTCTATGAATATATTTTTTGTTTATGCCAGCATACCATATCCAGTACCAGCAAGTCCCAAGTGTACATTCAATATGGGTTAAGCATTGGATTTCTACTGTTACCTTTTCTGAAATTGATTTTCTATGTTGCACTTAGCATCTAgatcatttttattttgacatGAAATATTCTTAACACAACCATGGCTTTTGAACCAAAATGCAGGCTGTTGTAAACACCCACTTCTTTTTTAGTGGGTATTCCCGTGGAATTGTTGGTCCAGAGGGTTTGCCCATGTTACTAAAGCTTGAAGATTGGCCACGGCACTGCTCATTTGAGGAGCGGCTGCCACGACATGGTGCTGAGTTCATGTCTGCTTTGCCATTTCGTGAATATACTGATTATAAGTCTGGTCCTCTTAATCTGGCTGTGAAGCTTCCAGGAGAAGTCATAAAGCCAGACCTTGGTCCAAAAACTTGCATCGCGTATGGTCTTACCCAGGAATTAGGAATTGGTGATTCTGTCACCAAGCTTCATTGTGAGATGTCTGATGCGGTAAATCAGTTGATATTCTTATGCTTCATGTCCTTCATATACGTACATTTTATGGATTAATATATCTACTAGTCCGGAGGCCAAATCCAGATTTTTCAAAATTATTAGGCCAGAGGTAGTTATTCGCCTCAGTTACGCGTTGGGCTCATTCCTTTAATTCCGCTGGTTTCCCCGCGTGCTGTGCAGCCACATGCATGCAATTTTTGCTGCCCCATGATTGGAGGACGTGGTTCCATGATTAGCTGAAGGGGTGGATGGAATTATTGCTACGTTACGATTGGCTAATAGAAAGCAAACATTAAGTCCAATTCTACAACCAATGAAGCCAATAAAATTTTACCTTGGTTTTAGCTAAATGGCCCTCCGACCTTACAATCCCATACGGAGGTAGTACCCCAGTTCATTTTGAATCAGAATAACGTATATTGTATCATTTGCATGTTCTTTCCAAAAAGATGTGATGAGGAATTAAGGTAGAAGTGAGGCTCAAACCTCAGTGTGTGGGTTTGGAACCTTGTGCACCCACCACGACATGATAGGGGATGTTGTTGCTGTACTGCTTGTAGGTTCAAGTTTACTCTTGTTGCTTTCAGTCAAATCTGCATGCTTTTGTTTACGTATATTGTATCACACTGTTGGACTCTCGGTTGTTAACCATTGATCGAAGCAATCACTTATTTAGAAACCGTCGAAACATTAATCTAGATTGTAAAGATCTATTTCCAGCATACTTCATCCAGCTGCAACATTGAGCTGTAGTTCTGTTTTGGCATCTCTGTTGGGCAATGTTCTGATTTCGTTGCTCAGATTTTCGAATGGTATCTCGTTTCCTACTGTGTTAACAGGTAAGTATCCTCACACATACTGATGTAATAAAGCTCAAAGCACAAAGGATTACAGCGAttgagaagaagaaaaggagtttGACCATAAAGGAATACAACAGAAATCTTCAAGCTTCACAAACAGATCCTGATTGTGTTTATGAGAAGGATAAGGTGGATGATGGTTCCAGCCCTATAGATAAAAGTGAATCTCCAGATAATACAGAAGGAACCTCTGAACCTACTGGGGGTCAAAAACGCCGAAGGCAACGCGGCTGTCATTCTTCTAATGcatcaaagaaaaaaaagaaaacaaccagAGAAGATAAGGTGCATGGAATTTCCATATTTCTTGAGGCAGAAGACGGCGTCCCATTTGTAGAGGGTGACCAGCCAGAGGGTGGTGCATTGTGGGACATATTCCGGCGCGAAGATGTCAGCAAACTATGTGAGTATCTAAGGAAGCATTCAGAGGAGTTTAGGCATTGCAATTATAAACCAGTGAAGCAGGTGATTAGCTCTTGTTTAACTATTTGACCCTAGAATGCCACATGTCATCTTATTCACATGTCGCATAATTGTTTATCTTGGCAGGTTATTCATCCTATACACGATCAGTGCTTTTACCTAACAATTGAGCACAAGAGAAAGCTTAAGGAAGAATATGGTCAGTTGAGAATAAGGGTGTCTTTTGGAAGATTATTTTTCTCTCAGTGGTTTACTTCCTTTTTTTTGTCCACTCCATATGAAGGAGTTGAGCCTTGGACATTTGAACAGAAGCTTGGTGATGCAGTCTTTATCCCTGCAGGATGTCCACACCAAGTCAGAAATTTGAAGGTATGATATGACATGCATGGAAACAGTTGCTGATTTCCTCTGCTTTTAGTTCCATACTTTTGAATAGAAATGAGTGCTATTATCTGTGcagaaatacttttgtacttacaTTCTCATTATCTGTGGCATTTCTATTTTTTGTTAACCGTTTCTTTGTTCTGGGACAGTCATGTATAAAGGTCGCACTTAACTTTGTTTCTCCGGAAAATGTACAAGAGTGCATCAGGCTGACAGAAGAAATCCGTCTGCTTCCAAAAGGGCATAGGGCAAATAAAGATAAGCTAGAGGTCTACCGATCACTTTATCCATACTCACCTGTTGTATGCATATTACTTTATCTGTTTATTTATTGCTGATCCTTATAAGCATTATTGTGCATACATACTATAGCATTATTTATAAGCATTATAACTTTACATGCTCTCTATTCTACACTCTTTATGAATTCTAAAATTCTGTGTCAATTTGTAAACTTGAATTGCCAGATTAAGAAGATAGCTTTTCATGCATTCAAACAATCCATTTGGGATATCATCAAAAATGATGACCAGGAAAGGTTAGTAACAGCAACCCCCACTCTTTTTTTCTTGAACATGCATCTAAATGCATGCCATCTGAATTAGAAGAGACCACCAAGAAGTTGCAAAGTACAGAGAAAAAACCAAAGCAAaaggaaagagaagaaagaaggCAACAGCAAAAGGACGGCACAATGGATCGTCTCAACTTGCTTTTGCTATTTGAATATGTTTCTATTTCAGTTTGATTATGTGGATAGATCATATGTGTACCTCCttttatcatctctgatttgcGCAAACTATTTGCTGCTTAAGCCTTCAATTCTTGGTACTGTTTTTCATCAGAACATAGGCGTGTAGGGCTGTTTTATTTGCGTGTTTAGTTTTTTATCACATAAAAACTAACTCTGGATAACTGTTCAGTATTTCTGCATTAGTGTTCCTGTGTACTGCTTTGTCTACGGCGGGCATGCTATACATGAGAATCTTGCTTCTGTTTGTGGCAGAAACTCTCTGCATCGGCCCAACTTGCTTCTGGTTTTAGATTTTGTTATCACGATTATGCAAATCGTGCATGGGTAATCATTTCAGTTTAGTTATGTGAACTTTTTTGCAGCTTAAGCTTTCAAACTTGGTACGTTTTCACCATGTATAGGCATGTAAGAACAGTTTATTTGCCTGTATAATTTTTTTGCGATATAAAAGCAACCCTGGATAACTGCATCAGACTATCAGAGTTATCTGTACATCTTTTGCCTACTGCAACGTGTGCTACATGATAACTTTGTGTGTCCTGTTTATCTGAAATCTGAACATGTAAGTAATGGTGCACCGGTGGTATTTGAATGGACTCTTTATGCATCTACATTATCCCACGGAACAAAATCTGTGCAGCATGGTGCTGTTAGAATTCATCTTGTGAAATCCTTCTAACAGCTACTGTGCTGATCGGTGCTGTTGCGACACAACTTTTTTCTAGATAATTGAGAAGTTTATTTTCAAAATCCACATATTGTGGTTCAGtgagccaatcattgatggttaagtATGAGAAGTTCTTTAGTAGGATGTGATTTCATCTGAGGTGTTGAAAATAATGAAGATATTATCTTATTGTACTAGCAGCGATGATGAAGTTGAAGATCAACCTGGTCCAAGTGAACATGCAGAGATAGAAGAGGATAAAAAACAATCAGCTCAAACCATGTCCGAAGCTGAAGATGAACATGCAGAGATGGAGGAGAACCAAGAAAGATCATCCCAGGACATATCTGAAGTTGAAGGTGAACCTGCAGAAACAGAGGAGCACCAAAAACGAGCAGCTCAAGCCATGTCTGATGATGAAGTGGAACTTGCAGAACTGGAGGGGCCCCAAGGAAAGTCAGATCAGGATTTTTCTAAAGTTAAAGGTGGATCTTCAGAAATGGAGGAGCACAAAGAACAATCACCTCAGGAAATGTCTGAAGCTAAAGATGAACCGGCAGAACTGGAGGAGCACCAAGAACAATCAGATCAGGATATGTGTGAACTTGAAGATGGACCTCTAGAAATGGAGGAACACCAAGGTGGCATGCCTGAAGCTAAAGATGAACTGGTAGAGATTGAGGGGCACCAAGAGCAACCAAGCGATGAAGTTCAAGATAAATCTGATCCAAGCGAATTGGCAGAAACGGAAGAGCACCAAGAACAACTATATCAGGACATGTCTAGAGATAACAGTGAACCTGGAGAAATTGAAGAGTGCCAAGACCAATCTGCTGAAGCCATGTTAGAGGTTGAAGATGGATCCACAGAGATGGAGGAGCACCAAGAAAAAAAGCTCAGGAGATTTCTGAAGTTGAAGGTGAACCTGCAGAAACAGAAGAGCAGCAAACACAAGCAGCTCAAGTCACTGTCGATGTTGAAGTTGAACCTGCAGAAATGGTGGAACCCCAAGAAAAATCATCTCAGGACATGCCTAAAGTTAAAGATGGATCTGCACAAATGGAGGAGCACAAAGAGGAATCAGCTCAGAACATGTCTGAAGCCAGAGATGGACCTGcagaaatgttttttttttttttcgagaaaacgcaaaggactctttgcgtttcatttcattgaagagATAGAAGTTTACAAGCCTCCTAGGAGGTGTTACAGGGGTTTATTACAGCTAGGAAATTAGTGCACATCCCAGGTCGTTGGCAGCACGTCTCTCAGTCCCTTGGCACCCGCCGTAGCCCGGGCCGCCGCTTCGTCTTTGATGGTAGCACATAGGCTGCGGATGGAGGGCTGCTGTCCATCGAAAACGCAGCTGTTGCGGTGTTTCCAAATCATCCAGGGCACCATCGGTGTTATGGTTGCAAGTCCTTTGCGCATTGGTTTTGGGGTGTGCAGCCTTGCCACGATCCACCAATCGTTTAGGGATGCATCGTCCCGTGGCGGCCTGCAGGACATGCGCAGCCAAGATAGAGTTTCGTGCCAAATCTGCCGCGAAAAAGGGCAACCGATGAAGAGGTGGTGGATGGTCTCGCCTCTTGGTCGCAGAGCAGGCatttggcatggtgctgcaggcctCGCCCGGCGAGTCGATCGGCGGTCCAAGCATCGATCGATGTTGGCGAGCCAATGGAAGAATTTGACTCGGTTAGGCGCCCAACTCTTCCATATGAGCTTCCAGGAAGCGCAGCTTAGTGGAGCCTTGGAACGATGCGAGATAGGCCGATTTGGCGGTATACTTGCCGCCGTTATGCCACTTCCGGATCGGGGAGTCATCGTCGCGTGGTCGACCGT includes:
- the LOC124691494 gene encoding lysine-specific demethylase JMJ25-like, producing the protein MLWICVSTVVWCIQKAPYFRVDKWRVSDKDTIKYSRRIAHYLLPWLKDLHHEQVKEKYVEAAIKGIDAHEVKIPLANYKENKRVYCNNCRTSIVDFQRSCNKCSYVLCLSCSRELRDGLIPGATSASGMVLTQPGVEGKDDLQKGSNHDSIASQKPSDGQNELLMDSAVPIEDSAPGLRQWKVNSNGSIPCPPNAFGGCGDAVLELESLLEENVISGLLEKANVVVKNEEMLEVGGSKCSCFSDSSEMSNAMSQKLACRENSRDNYIYCPNARDVQNGALDHFQEHWLKGQPVIVRDVLELTSGLSWEPMVMWRAFREIKDKDEHERLFVKALECLLWSEAVVNTHFFFSGYSRGIVGPEGLPMLLKLEDWPRHCSFEERLPRHGAEFMSALPFREYTDYKSGPLNLAVKLPGEVIKPDLGPKTCIAYGLTQELGIGDSVTKLHCEMSDAVSILTHTDVIKLKAQRITAIEKKKRSLTIKEYNRNLQASQTDPDCVYEKDKVDDGSSPIDKSESPDNTEGTSEPTGGQKRRRQRGCHSSNASKKKKKTTREDKVHGISIFLEAEDGVPFVEGDQPEGGALWDIFRREDVSKLCEYLRKHSEEFRHCNYKPVKQVIHPIHDQCFYLTIEHKRKLKEEYGVEPWTFEQKLGDAVFIPAGCPHQVRNLKSCIKVALNFVSPENVQECIRLTEEIRLLPKGHRANKDKLEIKKIAFHAFKQSIWDIIKNDDQERRDHQEVAKYREKTKAKGKRRKKATAKGRHNGSSQLAFAI